In Salana multivorans, a single genomic region encodes these proteins:
- a CDS encoding beta-L-arabinofuranosidase domain-containing protein, with the protein MRVIMDNTDQLPTPAEPAAGAPVSRAPAASLLPLGSITPTGWLLDQLRLQAAGQTGRLEEIWPDVGPTNAWRGGVGGEDWERGPYYLDGLVPLAHVLGDEDLIERTRPWVEWILSSQREDGFFGPQTNDDWWPRMVALKVLTQHAEATGDERVVPFLQRYFRHQLEHLPGRPLRSWGRARGADNTLSVWWLHHRTGEAWLLDLVSLIDSQTIAWDDYLGGDLITGAARVFSHRTHGPNVAMGLKKGAVDWILDGDDAHRGRTERSFANLDRWHGQAHGWFSGDEWLGGREATAGIETCQVVEMMFTCEVMAATYADGVHGDRLESLAYNLLPASNDPRMLGHQYHQQATQLEVSVARRDWTFSSDDAGIFGLEPHFGCCTANLHQGWPKLVSSLWMRSPRGLRAVAYAPSRVRAEVGGAEVTLDVRTAYPFEETIEIGVEAPAGHEFDLLLRIPAWAAEWDLSVDGETVAEEPVDGYVTLRRAWGPSSTVRLVLPMRPRVVRRERQAAAVHLGPLTMVHPLGENWIPVPGAPGLGEWEIHRRSSWNVALDDVAGAADWPVHRATVQDVPWGLTGPRPGQGSPVVVEGRSVRATEWRATGVTPDPPPPSPLLERGADGDLLLVPYGVARLRVTEFPVCGSWADRDDPDDPQYAD; encoded by the coding sequence GTGAGGGTCATCATGGACAACACCGATCAGCTGCCAACCCCGGCCGAGCCCGCGGCCGGCGCACCGGTCAGCCGCGCCCCGGCGGCGAGCCTGCTCCCGCTCGGCTCGATCACGCCGACCGGCTGGCTGCTGGACCAGCTCCGCCTCCAGGCCGCCGGCCAGACCGGCCGGCTCGAGGAGATCTGGCCCGACGTCGGCCCGACGAACGCGTGGCGCGGGGGCGTCGGCGGTGAGGACTGGGAGCGGGGACCGTACTACCTCGACGGCCTGGTCCCGCTGGCGCACGTGCTCGGCGACGAGGACCTGATCGAGCGCACCCGACCGTGGGTCGAGTGGATCCTGTCCTCCCAGCGCGAGGACGGCTTCTTCGGGCCGCAGACCAACGACGACTGGTGGCCGCGGATGGTGGCGCTCAAGGTGCTCACGCAGCACGCCGAGGCGACCGGCGACGAGCGCGTCGTGCCCTTCCTGCAGCGGTACTTCCGCCACCAGCTCGAGCACCTGCCGGGACGGCCCCTGCGGTCGTGGGGTCGTGCCCGCGGGGCGGACAACACGCTGTCGGTGTGGTGGCTGCACCACCGGACGGGGGAGGCGTGGCTGCTCGACCTCGTCTCGCTCATCGACTCCCAGACCATCGCGTGGGACGACTACCTCGGTGGCGACCTCATCACCGGGGCCGCGCGGGTGTTCTCCCACCGCACGCACGGCCCGAACGTCGCGATGGGCCTGAAGAAGGGCGCGGTCGACTGGATCCTCGACGGCGACGACGCCCACCGCGGGCGGACCGAGCGCTCCTTCGCCAACCTCGATCGCTGGCACGGCCAGGCGCACGGCTGGTTCTCGGGCGACGAGTGGCTCGGCGGACGGGAGGCGACGGCGGGCATTGAGACCTGCCAGGTCGTCGAGATGATGTTCACCTGCGAGGTCATGGCGGCCACGTACGCCGACGGGGTCCACGGCGACCGGCTGGAGTCGCTCGCCTACAACCTGCTCCCCGCGTCGAACGACCCCCGGATGCTCGGTCACCAGTACCACCAGCAGGCGACCCAGCTCGAGGTGTCGGTCGCGCGGCGGGACTGGACGTTCTCCTCCGACGACGCCGGCATCTTCGGGCTCGAGCCGCACTTCGGCTGCTGCACGGCGAACCTCCACCAGGGGTGGCCCAAGCTCGTCAGCTCGCTGTGGATGCGCTCGCCCCGGGGGCTGCGGGCGGTCGCCTACGCACCCTCGCGGGTCCGCGCCGAGGTGGGCGGGGCCGAGGTGACGCTCGACGTGCGGACGGCCTACCCGTTCGAGGAGACGATCGAGATCGGGGTCGAGGCTCCCGCCGGCCACGAGTTCGACCTCCTGCTCCGCATCCCGGCGTGGGCCGCCGAGTGGGACCTCAGCGTCGACGGCGAGACCGTGGCGGAGGAGCCGGTCGACGGGTACGTCACGTTGCGCCGCGCCTGGGGCCCGTCGTCGACCGTGCGGCTCGTGCTGCCGATGCGACCGCGCGTCGTGCGACGGGAGCGCCAGGCCGCCGCCGTGCACCTCGGGCCGCTGACGATGGTGCACCCCCTCGGCGAGAACTGGATTCCCGTCCCTGGCGCCCCGGGGCTCGGGGAGTGGGAGATCCACCGCCGCTCGTCCTGGAACGTCGCGCTCGACGACGTCGCGGGCGCCGCCGACTGGCCGGTGCACCGGGCGACGGTCCAGGACGTGCCGTGGGGCCTGACCGGACCTCGGCCGGGCCAGGGGTCGCCCGTCGTCGTCGAGGGCCGCTCGGTGCGGGCGACGGAGTGGCGGGCCACGGGGGTGACGCCCGATCCGCCGCCGCCCAGCCCGCTGCTCGAGCGCGGCGCCGACGGCGATCTGCTGCTCGTCCCCTACGGCGTGGCCCGCCTGCGGGTGACCGAGTTCCCCGTCTGCGGGAGCTGGGCCGATCGCGACGACCCCGACGATCCGCAGTACGCCGACTGA
- a CDS encoding carbohydrate ABC transporter permease, with amino-acid sequence MTATAAPALRGARRQLSTATYLVVGTVLALLFLAPVLYIALRSFLPASADADGVGWASLQSLTATNYERIFDPSVGISTYVRNSFVVAISVALLAGLVSVLAGYALSRIRFRFSGAIFVLLLCPLVVPYQGLLTPLSIVLGRLGLLDSLLGVVLVLVTLQLPFSVFVMRNTLDGIPPELEEAAALDGAGTARMLRAIMVPLAWPGVVTVCLFGFMAGWNDLLSSVVFLSSDGSYTLPLALTNITTSFKIPGVQIVDPGLLTATACVATVPVVLIFLALQRYYTKGLIGGSIK; translated from the coding sequence ATGACCGCGACGGCCGCCCCGGCCCTGCGCGGCGCGCGGCGTCAGCTCTCCACCGCGACGTACCTCGTCGTCGGGACGGTCCTCGCCCTGCTGTTCCTCGCGCCGGTCCTCTACATCGCCCTGCGCTCGTTCCTGCCGGCCTCGGCCGACGCCGACGGGGTGGGCTGGGCCTCGCTGCAGTCGCTCACCGCGACGAACTACGAGCGCATCTTCGACCCGTCCGTCGGCATCTCGACGTACGTCCGCAACTCCTTCGTCGTCGCGATCAGCGTCGCCCTGCTCGCCGGGCTGGTGTCGGTGCTGGCCGGATACGCGCTCTCGCGCATCCGGTTCCGGTTCTCCGGCGCGATCTTCGTCCTGCTGCTGTGCCCGCTCGTCGTCCCCTACCAGGGCCTGCTGACGCCGCTGTCGATCGTGCTCGGCAGGCTCGGCCTGCTCGACTCCCTCCTCGGCGTCGTGCTCGTGCTCGTGACGCTCCAGCTCCCGTTCTCCGTGTTCGTCATGCGCAACACGCTCGACGGGATCCCGCCGGAGCTGGAGGAGGCCGCGGCCCTCGACGGTGCGGGGACGGCGCGCATGCTCCGGGCGATCATGGTCCCGCTCGCGTGGCCCGGCGTCGTCACCGTCTGCCTGTTCGGCTTCATGGCGGGCTGGAACGACCTCCTCAGCTCGGTCGTGTTCCTGTCCAGCGACGGCAGCTACACGCTCCCGCTCGCGCTCACCAACATCACCACGTCGTTCAAGATCCCGGGCGTCCAGATCGTCGATCCCGGGCTGCTCACCGCCACCGCGTGCGTGGCGACCGTCCCCGTCGTGCTCATCTTCCTCGCGCTCCAGCGCTACTACACCAAGGGCCTCATCGGAGGCTCGATCAAGTGA
- a CDS encoding carbohydrate ABC transporter permease yields the protein MAITVPSRVGPPGGATARARRGARRRSSVLGYAMVAPALLLSVVFFVVPMVLLAVMSFYNWPLLGVARPIGIDNYTRAFQDETFFRALGFSALFTVVLVPLSMAVSYAAAVMVRGTGAFVSFVRTAFFMPVVIGFTAAAYMASVMLMSGTGIINVLLRALGLTDGQTAWFTDADRAFWAIVVLTIWKSMGVAMILLMAGMQAVPGEVTDAAKIDGAGWWRREGSIVFPLIRRQFALCLVLALSGTLLVFDQFFVLTKGGPSGATTTAVMYTYSQSFVRYNLGYGAALSLIVTAIILVIALVQLRVLRADRAEEAR from the coding sequence ATGGCGATCACCGTTCCGTCGCGGGTCGGCCCGCCGGGCGGGGCGACCGCGCGTGCTCGGAGGGGCGCCCGCCGGCGCTCCTCCGTGCTCGGCTACGCGATGGTCGCGCCCGCCCTGCTCCTGTCGGTCGTCTTCTTCGTCGTGCCGATGGTGCTGCTGGCGGTCATGTCCTTCTACAACTGGCCGCTGCTCGGCGTCGCGCGCCCGATCGGCATCGACAACTACACGCGGGCGTTCCAGGACGAGACCTTCTTCCGCGCCCTGGGGTTCTCCGCGCTGTTCACCGTCGTGCTGGTCCCGCTGTCGATGGCCGTCTCCTACGCGGCAGCCGTCATGGTCCGCGGGACCGGCGCCTTCGTGTCGTTCGTCCGCACGGCGTTCTTCATGCCCGTCGTCATCGGGTTCACGGCGGCCGCGTACATGGCCTCGGTCATGCTCATGTCCGGGACGGGCATCATCAACGTGCTCCTGCGCGCGCTCGGCCTGACGGACGGGCAGACGGCCTGGTTCACCGATGCCGACCGGGCGTTCTGGGCCATCGTCGTCCTGACGATCTGGAAGAGCATGGGCGTGGCGATGATCCTGCTCATGGCCGGGATGCAGGCGGTGCCCGGCGAGGTGACCGACGCGGCGAAGATCGACGGCGCGGGGTGGTGGCGTCGCGAGGGGTCGATCGTCTTCCCGCTCATCCGGCGGCAGTTCGCGCTGTGCCTCGTCCTCGCCCTCTCGGGGACGCTGCTGGTGTTCGACCAGTTCTTCGTCCTCACCAAGGGCGGCCCGAGCGGGGCGACGACCACCGCGGTCATGTACACCTACTCGCAGTCGTTCGTCCGCTACAACCTCGGCTACGGCGCGGCCCTCTCGCTCATCGTGACGGCGATCATCCTCGTCATCGCCCTCGTCCAGCTCCGCGTGCTGCGCGCCGACCGCGCGGAGGAGGCCCGATGA
- a CDS encoding ABC transporter substrate-binding protein has translation MASPTSRRVIAALAAGLLLSGPLAACSSGSDGSSGSTGSGTSDGGSGGEVTLTVWARDGDNSMEDQLDAFEKAHPGIKVELSLVSNDQYLTKFANSIRAGSVPDLINFDIINAPLLATQGQLMDITEQSRALANFDQLAPAGIEVGTIDDAIYSLPVALTGSQMFWNKALFEAAGLDPETPPTTLAEVKEFAEKIQATGDDVTGFSTIGGTGQAFTGFPSGWADGATLFTEPGPDQVATFADPAMVAMVAWYQDMWSSGLMQVTDEPNQDPGNVGSQNALAGKVGIMFTGANVFAGAEDQFGSAPGIPGHDGTLASFLGGNQAAIPLGSKHPEEAWTLLEWLVSDEEAARINGEAGWIAPDLALAQELAQDEWASNRVGSLAVGELPVSIAYFATINDPNGPWAQNSQAVIFQGADPETSMTQAQEQANQLIRDAYSQLG, from the coding sequence ATGGCGTCACCCACATCCCGGCGGGTCATCGCAGCTCTCGCGGCTGGACTGCTCCTCTCGGGTCCGCTCGCGGCCTGCTCGAGCGGATCCGACGGCTCGAGCGGATCGACCGGCTCGGGCACCTCGGACGGCGGATCGGGCGGGGAGGTCACCCTGACGGTCTGGGCGCGGGACGGTGACAACTCGATGGAGGACCAGCTCGACGCGTTCGAGAAGGCGCACCCGGGGATCAAGGTTGAGCTGTCGCTCGTGAGCAACGACCAGTACCTGACGAAGTTCGCCAACTCGATCCGGGCCGGCAGCGTGCCCGACCTCATCAACTTCGACATCATCAACGCGCCCCTCCTGGCCACCCAGGGCCAGCTCATGGACATCACGGAGCAGAGCAGGGCGCTGGCGAACTTCGACCAGCTCGCTCCGGCGGGGATCGAGGTCGGCACGATCGACGACGCGATCTACTCCCTGCCCGTCGCGCTGACGGGGTCGCAGATGTTCTGGAACAAGGCGCTGTTCGAGGCGGCCGGTCTCGACCCCGAGACGCCGCCGACGACGCTCGCGGAGGTGAAGGAGTTCGCCGAGAAGATCCAGGCGACGGGCGACGACGTCACCGGCTTCTCCACGATCGGGGGCACCGGCCAGGCCTTCACCGGCTTCCCCTCCGGCTGGGCCGACGGCGCGACGCTCTTCACGGAGCCGGGACCCGACCAGGTCGCGACGTTCGCCGACCCCGCGATGGTCGCCATGGTCGCCTGGTACCAGGACATGTGGAGCTCCGGTCTCATGCAGGTCACGGACGAGCCGAACCAGGACCCCGGCAACGTCGGGTCGCAGAACGCCCTCGCCGGCAAGGTCGGCATCATGTTCACCGGCGCCAACGTCTTCGCCGGCGCCGAGGACCAGTTCGGCTCGGCCCCCGGCATCCCGGGCCACGACGGCACCCTCGCGTCGTTCCTCGGCGGCAACCAGGCGGCCATCCCGCTCGGCTCGAAGCACCCGGAGGAGGCCTGGACGCTCCTCGAGTGGCTCGTCTCCGACGAGGAGGCCGCCCGGATCAACGGCGAGGCCGGCTGGATCGCGCCCGACCTCGCGCTGGCGCAGGAGCTGGCGCAGGACGAGTGGGCCAGCAACCGGGTCGGCTCGCTCGCGGTCGGTGAGCTGCCGGTCTCCATCGCCTACTTCGCCACGATCAACGACCCGAACGGTCCGTGGGCCCAGAACTCCCAGGCCGTGATCTTCCAGGGCGCCGACCCGGAGACCTCGATGACGCAGGCGCAGGAGCAGGCCAACCAGCTGATCCGCGACGCCTACAGCCAGCTGGGCTGA
- a CDS encoding LacI family DNA-binding transcriptional regulator, with the protein MLRGRVTLTQVAEAAGVSVGTASKALNGRGQLSPATRKRVRDAARALGFDQGTSESLTGGRSLIVGVLSTDSYGRFTIPILTGAEDTFGAGEIAMLLAESRGDPIRERHYVQTLRSRKVDGIIVTGRSSDARASLTSLIDVPTVYALSPSTDPNDISVVPDDAGGATRAVEHLVSTGRSSIAVVVGPSRHLASAHRVAGALAALEGSGARLAGGHALYGEWSERWGYEAAGRLLAAGPFDGVFCASDQIARGVLECLRDHSVSVPAQVGVVGMDNWTVIAEAARPSITSVDLNLRAVGRRAAELLVRTIMGDDVPGGIEYVDCSLVARQSA; encoded by the coding sequence ATGCTCCGTGGTCGAGTCACGCTCACGCAGGTCGCCGAGGCGGCCGGGGTCTCGGTCGGGACCGCATCGAAGGCGCTCAACGGCCGGGGCCAGCTCAGCCCCGCCACCCGCAAGCGCGTCCGGGACGCCGCGCGCGCCCTCGGGTTCGACCAGGGGACGAGCGAGTCGCTGACCGGCGGTCGGTCGCTCATCGTCGGGGTGCTCTCGACGGACTCCTACGGACGCTTCACCATCCCGATCCTCACCGGGGCGGAGGACACCTTCGGGGCGGGTGAGATCGCGATGCTGCTGGCGGAGAGCCGCGGCGACCCCATCCGCGAGCGCCACTACGTCCAGACGCTGCGCAGCCGCAAGGTCGACGGGATCATCGTGACGGGACGCTCCAGCGACGCCAGGGCCTCGCTCACGTCGCTCATCGACGTCCCGACCGTCTACGCGCTCTCACCGTCGACCGACCCGAACGACATCTCCGTCGTGCCGGACGACGCCGGGGGAGCCACCCGGGCCGTCGAGCACCTGGTGAGCACGGGGCGCAGCTCGATCGCCGTCGTCGTGGGGCCGAGCCGCCACCTGGCCAGCGCGCACCGCGTGGCCGGGGCGCTCGCCGCCCTCGAGGGGTCCGGCGCACGGCTCGCCGGAGGGCATGCGCTCTACGGGGAGTGGTCGGAGCGGTGGGGCTACGAGGCAGCCGGGCGGCTCCTGGCCGCCGGACCGTTCGACGGCGTGTTCTGCGCGAGCGACCAGATCGCGCGCGGCGTCCTGGAGTGCCTGCGCGACCACTCGGTGTCGGTGCCGGCCCAGGTCGGGGTCGTCGGGATGGACAACTGGACCGTCATCGCCGAGGCCGCGCGCCCCTCGATCACGTCCGTCGATCTCAACCTGCGCGCCGTCGGTCGCCGAGCCGCCGAGCTGCTCGTCCGCACGATCATGGGCGACGACGTGCCGGGCGGCATCGAGTACGTCGACTGCTCGCTGGTGGCGCGCCAGTCGGCGTGA
- a CDS encoding CCA tRNA nucleotidyltransferase, whose translation MPSTSRDDLARARAASERTPAHLMRTALDVFAEVAGELAGLGDAFVAAGHEIALVGGPVRDAFLGRAITDLDLTTSARPEESERILARWGDATWDIGRAFGTIGARRGDVVVEVTTYRSETYDPASRKPEVAYGDTLEGDLVRRDFRVNAMAVRLPDLTFVDPCGGLADLAEGVLRTPSTPERSFTDDPLRMMRAARFSAQLGFDVAPEVMTAMSALADRLAIVSAERVQAELVKTLLAPNPRRGIELLVETGLAAVVLPELPAMQLEIDEHHRHKDVYAHSLTVLDQAIDLETGPDGPVPGPDLVLRLAALLHDIGKPATRRNEPGGRVSFHHHEIVGAKLARKRLKALAFDKATVSDVSELIALHLRFHGYGDAGWTDSAVRRYVTDAGPLLERLHRLTRADCTTRNRRKADRLSHAYDDLEERIAALAEAESLAALRPALDGREIMAVLGLRPGPEVGEAYRYLMELRLDEGELSREDAEARLRAWWAERG comes from the coding sequence ATGCCGAGCACCTCCCGTGACGACCTCGCGCGCGCCCGCGCGGCCTCCGAGCGCACCCCGGCGCACCTCATGCGCACGGCGCTGGACGTGTTCGCCGAGGTGGCCGGTGAGCTGGCGGGTCTCGGCGACGCGTTCGTCGCGGCCGGCCACGAGATCGCGCTCGTCGGCGGGCCCGTCCGCGACGCCTTCCTCGGCCGCGCGATCACCGACCTCGACCTCACGACGTCGGCGCGGCCCGAGGAGAGCGAGCGGATCCTCGCCCGCTGGGGCGACGCCACCTGGGACATCGGCCGCGCCTTCGGGACGATCGGCGCGCGCCGCGGCGACGTCGTCGTCGAGGTCACGACGTACCGCAGCGAGACGTACGACCCCGCCTCGCGCAAGCCCGAGGTGGCCTACGGGGACACGCTCGAGGGCGACCTCGTCCGGCGCGACTTCCGCGTCAACGCCATGGCCGTCCGGCTGCCCGACCTCACGTTCGTCGACCCGTGCGGCGGCCTCGCCGACCTCGCGGAGGGGGTGCTGCGGACGCCGTCGACGCCGGAGCGCTCCTTCACCGACGACCCGCTGCGGATGATGCGGGCGGCGCGGTTCTCGGCGCAGCTCGGGTTCGACGTCGCGCCCGAGGTCATGACGGCGATGAGCGCGCTCGCGGACCGGCTCGCGATCGTCTCGGCCGAGCGGGTCCAGGCCGAGCTGGTCAAGACGCTGCTCGCGCCGAACCCCCGCCGCGGGATCGAGCTGCTGGTGGAGACGGGGCTCGCCGCCGTCGTGCTGCCGGAGCTGCCGGCGATGCAGCTCGAGATCGACGAGCACCACCGGCACAAGGACGTCTACGCGCACTCGCTCACCGTGCTCGACCAGGCGATCGACCTCGAGACGGGTCCGGACGGTCCCGTCCCCGGCCCGGACCTCGTGCTGCGGCTCGCGGCGCTGCTGCACGACATCGGCAAGCCGGCGACGCGGCGCAACGAGCCGGGCGGCCGCGTGTCGTTCCACCACCACGAGATCGTCGGCGCGAAGCTCGCGCGCAAGCGGCTCAAGGCGCTCGCGTTCGACAAGGCGACGGTCTCCGACGTGTCCGAGCTCATCGCGCTGCACCTGCGGTTCCACGGGTACGGCGACGCGGGGTGGACCGACTCGGCCGTGCGTCGCTACGTCACCGACGCGGGACCGCTGCTCGAGCGGCTGCACCGCCTCACCCGCGCCGACTGCACGACGCGCAACCGGCGCAAGGCCGACCGCCTCTCGCACGCCTACGACGACCTGGAGGAGCGGATCGCCGCGCTGGCCGAGGCGGAGTCGCTCGCCGCGCTGCGACCAGCGCTCGACGGCCGGGAGATCATGGCCGTCCTCGGCCTCCGGCCGGGGCCGGAGGTCGGCGAGGCCTACCGCTACCTCATGGAGCTGCGGCTGGACGAGGGCGAGCTGTCCCGGGAGGACGCCGAGGCGCGGCTGCGCGCGTGGTGGGCCGAGCGGGGCTGA